The sequence GGCTGGCGGCGGCGATGGCGGCGCATCGTGCCCGAGGCGGCATCGTCCTTGCCGCGAGCCACCAGCCGCTCGGGCTTGCCGACGTGCAGGAGCTGCAGCTGTGAGCGTGCTGGCGCAACTCGTCCGCCGCGATCTGGCGATGGCCTATGGCGGAGGCGGCGTGGTGCTGCCGCTGGTCTTCTTCCTGCTGGTGGCGACCCTGTTTCCGTTCGCGGTCGGGCCGGATGCGGCCGTGCTGGCGAAGGTCGGCGGCGGCGCGTTGTGGACCGCCGCATTGCTGGCGGCGCTGCTGCCGGTCGAGCGGCTGATCGCGCCAGACCTTGCGTCGGGCACGATCGATCAATTGGTCGTGCGCGGCATCGGCGAAGAGACGATCGCGGCCGCGCGGCTGATCGCGCATTGGCTGGGATTCGGGCCGCCGCTGATGGTGGCGGCGCTGCCTGGCGCGGCCCTGCTCGGGCTCGACGGGTCCGCGCTGGCGCGGCTGGAGCTGGGGCTGGCGCTCGGCACGCCGGGTCTGGCGGCGCTCGCGCTCGGCACGGCGGCGCTCACGGCGGCGTTGCGCGGTGCCGGCGCGCTGGCCGGGCTGGTGATGCTGCCGCTCGCGGTGCCGCTATTGATCTTCGGCGCCGGCGCGCTCGCCCCGGATGGAGGAAGCGCGCTCAAGCTGCTCGCGGCGACCTCGCTGCTGTTGCTGGCCGGCGCGCCCTTCGCCGCGGGCGCCGCGCTGCGCGCCGCCCGCGACTGAGGCCTCAGAAGCTCGACCAATCCTCGTCGATCGCCACCGCCGCTCCGCCGGCAGCACGGCGCTGCGGGGCCATCCGGCGCCCGGCGCGAGCGGCACGATCCTGAAGCTGATGGACGACCGGCCGTTCGGGCGCCGACGTGGCGGCGCCGATCTCGAATCGGCCGACCTCGTTCATCAGCATCGCTGCCTCGTCGGTCAGCGTGCGCGCGGCGGCGGTCGATTCCTCGACCATCGCGGCATTCTGCTGGGTCACGCCGTCCATCTCGTTGACCGCGACATTGACCTGCTGGAGGCCGCCCGCCTGCTGCTCGACGGCGCTCGCGATGGTCGACACCAAAGCGTTGATCTCGCCGATGCGGCCGATCATGCGCTGCAGCGCCTGGCCGGTCTGCGCGACCAGGTCGACGCCGACGCCGACTTGGCGCGAGGATGCGGTGATGCGCGTCTTGACGTCCTTGGCGGCGTCGGCCGAACGCTGCGCCAGCGCGCGCACCTCGGACGCGACCACTGCGAAGCCGCGCCCGGCGTCGCCCGCGCGGGCAGCCTCGACCCCGGCATTCAGCGCCAGCAGGTTGGTCTGGAACGCGATCGCGTCGATGACGGCGATGATCTCGGAAATCTCGTTCGACGAACGCTCGATCCCGCTCATCGCCTCGACCGCGCGGCGCACCACGTCGCCCGATTGCTCGGCCTCGGCGCGAACGCTGTCGACCGCGGAGGCGGCGCGTGCGGCGCCATCGGCGGTCTGGCGGACGGTGGAGGTGATCTCCGCCATTGCCGCCGCCGTCTCTTCGAGGCTGGCCGCCTGCTGCTCGGTGCGCAGCGACAGCTGGTCCGACGCCTGACCGATACCGTGCGCGCCCGCGTCGATGCTGGATGCGGCGCTCGACACCGCGACCACCGCCTCCAGCATCGCGGTCATCGCGCGATTGAAGTCGTGACGGAGCGACTCATACTCTTCGGGAAAGGTCGTATCGATGCGGTGGACGAGATCGCCCTGCGCCAATCGACCGAGCCCCGTGCCCAGCGCTTCCGCCATCGCCCGCTGCCGCTCGGCTTGATCGGCCTCCTCGCTGTTGCGGCGGAAGATCGCCATCGCCTTGGTCATGCGGCCGACGCAGTCGCGATTTTCGGTATAGAGGATCGGGCTGGCGAGATCGCCCGCCGCCAGCGCTTCCATCCGCACGACCGTATCGACATAGGGCCCGCAGATCAGGCGACCGGCAAGCCAGGTCGAGCCGGCCAATGCGAGCGACGCCAGCGCGACGATCGTCGTCAACGCGATCGGGGAGAGGTGCACCAGACCGTCACCAGCCGAAAATATGGCAGCGGTGGCGATACCACCCAGCACCACGTGCAGGCCGGTCAGCGCCTTGAACTTTACGCGGATGGGAGCATTCTTTCCAAACCAAGTCAGCATCTTAGCGCCCCTGCAGCGATCGCGACCGGACATTCACCGGCCAGTGGAATGCGCCGGTTTTTGATGTACCCCCGTTAACATTGCCCGTGAAAGCCACCCGAATCGGATCAGATCGGGCATGGCCGCCAGGGATTGATCTGCCGCGCTTGTGGCGACAGGAGCGGGGCACGCGTCGCCGCGTTCGAGGAGAAAGCCGTGAAGACCCGTGCCGCCGTCGCCTTCGAAGCCAAGCGCCCGCTGGAGATCGTCGAGCTCGATCTCGACGGCCCCAGGGCTGGCGAGGTGCTGGTCGAGATCATGGCGACCGGCATCTGCCACACCGACGCCTATACGCTCGACGGGCTGGACAGCGAGGGCATCTTCCCCTCGATCCTCGGCCATGAAGGCGCGGGCATCGTGCGCGAGGTCGGCGCGGGCGTGACCAGCGTCGCGCCGGGCGACCATGTCATCCCGCTCTACACGCCCGAATGCCGCCAGTGTAAATCGTGCCTCAGCGGCAAGACCAACCTGTGCACCGCGATCCGCGCGACGCAGGGCAAGGGGCTGATGCCCGACGGCACGACGCGCTTCAGCTACAAGGGCCAGCCGATCTTCCATTATATGGGCTGTTCGACCTTCGCGAACTTCACCGTGCTGCCCGAGATCGCGGTGGCGAAGATCCGCGACGACGCGCCGTTCAAGACGAGCTGCTATATCGGCTGCGGCGTCACCACCGGCGTCGGCGCGGTGGTCAACACCGCCAAAGTGCAGGTCGGCGACAATGTCGTGGTGTTCGGCCTCGGCGGCATCGGGCTGAACGTGCTGCAGGGCGCGCGACTGGCTGGTGCCAACCGGATCGTCGGCGTCGACCTCAATCCCGACCGCGAGGCGTGGGGCCGCCAGTTCGGCATGACCGACTTCATCGACGCGCGCGGCAAGGATCGCGCCGCGATCGTCGCCGAGGTGCTGGCGCTGACCGACGGCGGTGCCGACTATACGTTCGACTGCACCGGCAATACCGAGGTGATGCGCACCGCGCTGGAGGCATGCCATCGCGGCTGGGGCACCTCGATCGTCATCGGCGTCGCCGAGGCGGGCAAGGAGATCAGTACGCGGCCGTTCCAGCTCGTCACCGGGCGCAACTGGCGCGGCACCGCCTTCGGCGGCGCCAAGGGCCGCACCGACGTACCCAAGATCGTCGACTGGTACATGGACGGCAAGATCGCGATCGATCCGATGATCACCCACGTCCTCAGCCTCGACGAGATCAACAAGGGCTTCGACCTGATGCATGCCGGCGAAAGCATCCGCTCGGTCGTGGTCTACTGATCGTGGAGACGCTCTCCACCGCACGCGCATTCGACGGCGTGCAGGGCGTCTATCGCCACGGCTCGACCGCGACCGGCACCGACATGACCTTCGCGGTCTACGTGCCGTCGCATGCCGAGGACACGCGGCTGCCGGTGGTGTGGTATCTGTCGGGCCTCACCTGCACCCACGCCAACGTGATGGAGAAAGGCGAATATCGCCGCGCCTGCGCCGAACTGGGGCTGATCCTCGTCGCGCCCGACACCAGCCCACGCGGCCCCGACGTGCCCGACGATCCCGCCGGCGGTTATGATTTCGGCCTCGGCGCCGGCTTCTACGTCGACGCGACGCAGGCACCCTACGCCGCGCAATATCGCATGTGGTCCTACGTCACGGAGGAGCTGCCGGCGCTGGTCGCCGCGCATTTCCCCGCCGATATGGCGCGCCAGTCGATCATGGGCCATTCGATGGGCGGACATGGCGCGCTCACCATCGGCCTGCGCCATCCCGATCGCTACAAGGCGGTCTCCGCCTTCGCGCCGATCGTCGCACCGAGCCAGGTGCCGTGGGGGCGCAAGGCGCTGACCGGCTATCTCGGCGTCGACGCCACTTGCTGGCGCGCGCACGATGCGGTGACGCTGATCGAGGATGGCGCGCGTCTGCCCGGCCTGCTCGTCGATCAGGGCGACGCCGACCCGTTCTTCGCCGAGCAGCTCCGGCCCGAACTGCTCGAAATCGCCTGCCGCGATGCCGGCATCGACCTCACGCTTCGCCGCCAGCCCGGCTACGATCACAGCTATTTCTTCATCTCGACCTTCCTGGCCGACCATCTGCACTGGCACGCCGCGCGACTGGGGTGAGCGCCAGCAGTTCGTGTGGAATCATTCGACGCGATGCTTTTACGTCGCGTTCTACATGGGCAGGAGCGCGGCGTGGACACGGTCGATCAAGCGAACGCCAAAGCACGTCTGAATGAACTGGCCGATCGGGCCGTGGCCAGCGGACCGATCGATATTACACGACTCCGATCGCTGACCGCGACCATGCAGTTCCGCCCTCAAGGCGCCGCCGATCTGGTGCGGATGATGCGAGACAGTGAGCGTTACTGATGTCCACCGATGCATTCGGTCAGCGGCTCGGTGACGCCAACTCCGCACTCGTAATGCCGTCGCGGCGCCGACTGACGCAGCAGCGAGCATCCCCCGAATGCCCGCCTCTCCGCCTCACTCCCACTCGATCGTGCCGGGCGGCTTGCTCGTATAATCGTAGACGACGCGGTTGATGCCAGCGACTTCGTTGACGATGCGGGTCGCGACGCGCGCGAGGAAGGCGCCGTCGAACGGGTAGACGTCAGCGGTCATGCCGTCGACCGAGGTCACCGCGCGCAGGCCGCACACCGAATCGTAGGTACGGTGGTCGCCCATCACGCCGACGGTGCGCACCGGCAGCAGTACCGCGAACGCCTGCCAGATCGCGTCGTAGAGCCCGGCATTGCGGATCTCCTCGAGATAGATCGCGTCGGCCTTGCGGAGGATGTCGCAGCGCTCCTTGGTGACCTCGCCGGGGATGCGGATGGCGAGGCCCGGCCCCGGAAAGGGATGGCGGCCGACGAACGCCTCGGTCAGCCCCAGTTCGCGACCGAGCACGCGGACCTCGTCCTTGAACAGCTCGCGCAGCGGCTCGACGAGCTTCATGTTCATCCGCTCGGGCAGGCCACCGACATTGTGGTGGCTCTTGATCGTCACCGACGGGCCGCCGGTGAACGAGACGCTCTCGATCACGTCGGGATAGAGCGTGCCCTGCGCGAGGAAATCGGCGCCGCCGATCTTCCTGGCCTCTTCTTCGAACACCTCGATGAAGGTCTTGCCGATGAACTTGCGCTTGGCCTCGGGGTCGGTGACCCCGGCGAGGCCGCCCAGGAACAGCGCCTCGGCGTTCACATGGACGAGCGGGATATTGTAATGGTTGCGGAACAGCGAGACGACCTGCTCGCTCTCGCCGGCGCGCATCAGCCCGTGGTCGACATAGACGCAGGTGAGCTGGTCGCCGATCGCCTCGTGGATCAGCACCGCCGCGACCGACGAATCGACCCCGCCGGACAGACCGCAAATCACCTTGCCGGTGCCGACCTGTGCGCGGATCTCGTTGATCTTGGCGGCGCGAAACGCCCCCATCGTCCAGTCGCCGCCGAGCCCGCACACGTGGCGGACAAAATTGGCGATCAATTTGCCGCCATCGGGGGTGTGGACCACCTCCGGGTGGAACATCATCGAATAGAAGCGGCGCGCCTCGTCGGTGGCGATCGCGAACGGCGCGCCTTCCGATCGGGCGACGATGCTGAACCCGTCGGGCAGCGCCTCGACCCGGTCGCCGTGGCTCATCCACACCTGATGCGTGTCGCCGATCTTCCACAGCCCGTCGAACAACGCCGAATCGGCGACGACATCGATGAAGGCACGGCCGAACTCGCGGCTGGTCGACGGCGCGACGATGCCGCCGAGCTGATGCGCGAGCGTCTGCTGGCCGTAGCAGATCGCCATGATCGGCAGGCCGGCCTCGAGGAAACGCTGCGGCGCGCGCGGGCTGCCGTCGTCCATGATCGAGGCGGGGCCGCCCGAGAAGATCAACCCGCTGGGTGCCAGCCGATCGAATGCCGCCTCGGCGGACTGGAACGGCGCGATCTCGCAATAGACGCCTGCCTCGCGCACGCGGCGGGCGATCAGCTGGGTCACCTGGCTGCCGAAATCGACGATCAGGATGCAGTCGGTCGGGGTAGCGGTCATGGCAGGCAGTTAAGGAGGCGTCGCGCGCCTGTCCAGCGGTCATGGGAAACGACCCGTTAACCTTCTGTCGTTAACAATCGATCGATCCGCAGGAGGTAAACATGCCGCGTCGAATCCGCACATTGCTGTCGATCCTGCGCGAGGACGTGCAGCATTTCGTCGCGGAGAGCGAACGCATTGCGGGGCGCACCAACCTGCTCGCGCTCAACGCGACGATCGAGGCGGCGCGCTCGGGCGAAGCGGGCCGCGGCTTTTCGATCGTGGCACAGGAGGTGAAGGCGCTCGCCAACCAGGCGCGCGGCTCGGCCGAGGCGTTCCGCGTCGGCGTGCTCGACCGGCTGGCGCTCGGCGCAGGCTTCGCCGACGAGATGCTGAGCGAGATCGAAGGGGACCGGCTGGTGAAGCTGGCCGAGACGATCGCGCGCGAGATCGGCCGTGCGCTCCACGCGCGGGCGAGCCACCTCGTCATGCTCGCATCCGACCCCGCCGTGGTCGCGGCGCTCGAGGAGCCGGGCAGCCAATCGGTGGCGCTGGCTAACGCCCGGCTTCGCCTGCTGCATCGCACCTCTGGCGAATATCTCTGCGCGTTCATCGTCGCCGCCAGCGGGCGGATGCTCACTTCGACCAATCCCAATGCCAGCGTCGCGATGCACGATTTCCGCACGGCACCGCAGTTCAACCGCGCGATGCAGAGCCAAAGCGGCGACGCATGGTTCACCGACGAGGTGTGGCTCAATCCCTGGTCCGACAATCATGCCGTTTTGGTGTTCGTGAAGGCGATCCGCAGCCGGCCCGACGCACCGCCGCTTGGCGTGCTGTACCTCGAATTCGACTGGGAACTGCTGATGCGCGAGGTGCTGCACCCGCCGCGCGACGCCAGCGACGAACGGCGCGAGACCGTCATCAGCATCGTCGATGCCGACAATCGCGTCATCGGCACGTCCGGCTCGACCCCGTTCGGCACGCCCGTCGCGCTGCCGCCCGGCACGCATAGCGGCACCGAGACGCGCGCCGATGCCGTCGTGGCCTTCGCCGCCGCGCGGGCGATCGGCGATTTCGACGTGCTCGGCCTGCGCTGCCTGATCGAGCAGAAAATGGCGAGCGAGGCGGAGATCGCCGCCGCCATCCTGCCGCCTGCGCGGCGCGAAAGTGACCGCCCCGAGCGCAAGCTCGCCTGATCCGCACACGAAAACGCCGCCCCGGACGAACCAGAGCGGCGCTTCGATGACCGATTATGTCTGGTCGATCAGGCGGCTTCGGCCTCGTCGTCGAACACCGGGCCCGAATCCTGGCCCTTGGCCGATTCGTCGCGGTCGACGAACTCGATCACCGCCATCGACGCCGCATCCGACCCGCGGATGCCGGCCTTGATGATGCGGGTGTAGCCGCCGTTGCGATCCGCGTAGCGCGCTGCCAGCACGTCGAACAGCTTCACGAGCTGTGCTTCGTCCATCAGGCGCGAATAAGCGAGACGACGGTTCGACAGACCGCCCTTCTTGGCGAGCGTCACCAGCTTCTCGACGTAGGGGCGGAGTTCCTTCGCCTTGGCGAGGGTGGTGATGATCTGCTCGTGCTTGATGAGCGCGGCCGACTGGTTGCGGAACAGGGCAGTACGGTGGCTGGAGGTACGCTGCAGCTTACGGCCGCCGACACGATGACGCATGGGTCTTGTCCTTCACGTTCGTCCGGCACCCGGATCAGGTAGCGCCGGCCAGGCGGTGAATGAGGGCCACCGCCCGAAACCCGAGCCCCAACCGAAGTTGAGGAAGTTGAGGGTCGGGCGGACCTGTTCGTCCGCCCAGCCCGTAATCGATGCCCCGTCAAGAAGCGGGGCCTCCTATGGCAGCGACACCGCGTCGAGGTTGTTCGCCGCCGTGGGAGATCCTGACTTGCGTCAGGATGACGCGGTGCGTGCGCTTGGCACGCCCCGCATCAGAACTCCTGTTCGAGCTTCTTGGCCATTTCCTCGATATTCTCGGGCGGCCAGCCGGGGATTTCCATGCCCAGCCGCAGCCCCATCGAGGACAGCACTTCCTTGATCTCGTTCAGCGACTTGCGTCCGAAATTCGGGGTGCGCAGCATCTCGGCCTCAGTCTTCTGAACCAGATCGCCGATATAGATGATGTTGTCGTTCTTCAGGCAGTTGGCCGAACGCACCGACAGTTCGAGCTCGTCAACCTTCTTGAGCAGGAAGCGGTTGAGCTGGTTCGAGCCGACTTCCGGTTCGGTCACGCCGCCGCCGATCGGGGCCATCGCCACGCTCTGCGAGGGAGCGGCGACCGCCATGCCATCGTCGAAGTGGACGAACAGCTGGAGCTGATCCTGCAGGATGCGCGCCGAATAAGCGAGCGCGTCCTCGGGCGTCAGCGTGCCGTCGGTCTCGACCGTGATCGTGAGCTTGTCGTAATCGAGCTCCTGCCCGACGCGGGTATTCTCGACCTTGTACGCGACCTGGCGGACCGGCGAGTAGAGCGCATCGACCGGCACGAGGCCGATCGGCGCGTCGATCGGCCGGTTGGAGGCGGCGGGGACATAGCCCTTACCGGCCTGCGCGGTCAGCTCCATGTTGAGCGTCGCGCCCTCGTCCAGGTGGCAGATCACGAGCTCGGGGTTCATCACCTCGATGTCGCCGGTGGTGGCGATGTCGCCCGCGGTCACCTCGGCCGGGCCGGTCGCGGCGAGCTGGAGGCGCTTCGCACCCTCGCCCTGCATGCGCAGCGCGATCTGCTTCACGTTCAGGACGATGTCGGTCACGTCCTCGCGCACGCCGGCGAGGCTCGAGAATTCGTGCAGCACGTTCTCGATGCGGATCGACGTCACCGCCGCACCCTGCAGCGAGGAGAGCAGCACGCGACGCAGCGCGTTGCCGAGCGTCAGGCCGAAGCCCCGCTCCAGCGGCTCGGCGACGAAGGTCGCGCGCCGCTTGCCGTCGCCGCCCGATTTCTTCTCGAGCGCGACAGGCTTCTTAAGTTCCTGCCAGTTCTTGGCATTGATCGCCATCATGGTCCCCTCGGGGCTGGAGCCGCGGCGCGTCCGCTGCGGCTGGAAACAAGATCGGACAAAGGGCTGGACGAGGCCCCCCAGATAAGCAGGATCAGACGCGACGGCGCTTGGAGGGACGAACGCCATTGTGCGGGATCGCCGTCACGTCGCGGATCGACGTGATGTGGAACCCGACTGCCTGCAGCGCGCGCAGCGCCGACTCGCGGCCCGAACCGGGGCCCTTGACCTCGACCTCGAGCGTGCGCACGCCGTGCTCGGCTGCCTTCTTGCCGGCATCCTCGGCGGCAACCTGGGCGGCGTAAGGCGTCGACTTGCGCGAGCCCTTGAAGCCCATCATGCCGGCCGACGACCACGAGATCGCATTGCCCTGCGCGTCGGTGATCGTGATCATGGTGTTGTTGAAGCTGGCGTTGACGTGGGCCACGCCGGCAGTGATGTTCTTCCTCTCGCGGCGCTTGATGCGCTGGGGTTCGCGTGCCATTTCGAAATCTTCCTGACCTAATCTGTTGCGCTACGCCCGCTCGCCTGCGCGTTCGGGCGGAGTAAGCCGTGGCATCGTCCCCCGGGACGACGCCGCCTGGCTTACTTCTTCTTGCCGGCGATCGGCTTGGCCTTGCCCTTGCGGGTGCGCGCATTGGTATGCGTGCGCTGGCCGCGGACCGGCAGGCCCTTGCGGTGACGCAGCCCGCGATAGCAGGCGAGATCCATGAGGCGCTTGATGTTCATCGCCACCTGGCGGCGCAGGTCGCCTTCGACCTGATAGCCGGCGTCGATCGTCTCGCGGATCTGGAGCACTTCCTGATCGCTCAGCGTGTTGACGCGGCGCGCAGGCTCGATGCCCAGCTTGGCGGTGATCTGCTTGGCCTTGGCCGGGCCAATGCCGTGGATGTAGGTCAGCGCGATCTCGACGCGCTTGTTGTCAGGGATGTTGACCCCCGCGATACGTGCCATGGTCTTTTAATCTCCTGCTCCACGGATTGGCTGGCCACCAGTCCATCTCGACGCTTCATCCCAGCCGAACGGAAATGCAGCGCACGCGCAAGCGCCGCCGGAAACCGGGTTCGTGGGAGGAGCGCTAGCTAGAGAGTGAGTCGGACGCTGTCAAGCGCGCGTAAAGCGCGACGTAACGGCGGGTTCCCGCCACGCGCACCCGTTGAATCGTCACGGTCGCGACCTACCTCGACACTGCGCCCAGCGCCATGCCCGACGTAGGCGCCTTGCTCCAAAGGGGATCCCATGACCACCAAAGCCTTTGCCGCCCAATCGGCGACGACCCCGCTCGGCCCGATCGACATCGAGCGCCGCGCGGCCGGCCCGCACGACGTCCAGATCGACATCCTCTTCTGTGGCGTCTGCCATTCCGACCTGCACACGGCGCGGTCCGAATGGGACGGCACCCAGTTTCCCTGCGTCCCCGGCCACGAAATCGTCGGCCGCGTGTCGGCGGTGGGCGATCATGTCGCGGCGTTCGCCGTCGGCGAGATCGTCGGCGTCGGCTGCATGGTCGACAGCTGCCAGCATTGCCCGTCGTGCGGCGAGGGGCTGGAGCAATATTGCACCGGCGGCGGCTTCGTCGGCACCTATAACGGCCCGACCCCCGACGCGCCCGGCCATACGCTCGGCGGCTATTCGCAGCGGATCGTCGTCTCCGACAAGTTCGTGCTGAAGATCGGCCATGACGAGAAGGATCTCGCCGCGGTCGCGCCGTTGCTGTGCGCGGGCATCACCACCTACTCGCCGCTCAAGCATTGGGGCGCCGGCCCCGGCAAGAAGGTCGGCATCGTCGGCATCGGCGGGCTTGGCCACATGGGCGTGAAGATCGCGCATGCGCTGGGCGCGCACGTCGTGGCCTTCACGACGTCGGAGAGCAAGAAGCAGGCAGCGCTCGAGCTCGGCGCCGACGAGGTCGTCAATTCGCGCAACGAGGACGAGATGGCGGCGCATGCCGGTAGCTTCGACTTCATCCTCAACACGGTCGCGGCCAGCCACAATCTCGATCCGTTCACGGCGCTGCTGAAGCGCGACGGCACGCTGACCCTCGTCGGCGTCCCCGAGCATCCGCACCCGTCGCCAGCGGTGTTCCCGCTGGTGTTCGGGCGCAAGGCGATCGCCGGCTCGCTGATCGGCGGCATCGCCGAGACGCAGGAGATGCTCGATTTCTGCGCCGAGAAGGGCATCGTCGCCGACATCGAGATGATCCGCATGGACGAGATCGATACGGCCTATGATCGCATGCTGAAGGGCGACGTGAAGTATCGCTTCGTCATCGACACCGCGACGTTGGGCTAAGGGACGAGGGCGGCTCGCTCGGGCGAGCCGCCCTGACCGGCTTTTGTCCCAGAACGGCATTATAATTCTCCGTCACCCCGGACCTGATCCGGGGTGACGCTTTTCTACGCCGACAAAGAAACAAGAAGCTGGATCCCGGATCAGGTCCGGGATGACGTCGGAGGATGGCGGCTGATTCCTGCGCCACCGATCGTCGGGCAGGAATCGTCGACCGGCTTCAGCCTTCGGCAGCTACCGGATCCGGCAGCACCGCTTCGATCTCAGCGGCACCGCTCTTGCGTCGATCGTGCCAACCGCCGACACTTTGGTCGCATCGAGGGGAATAGAATGCGGAATTTCGGAAGCTCGACATGTTCGAAGATGCTGATCCTCATCGCGCTCGCGCAACCGGCGTTTGCGGGCGCTGCTCCGCTGAGTTTCGACTGCGATGTGCCATCCGACCATTATTCTTCGGTTTCCGAAGAGGCGAGCGGCACGATGGCCGTTAGTGGCACGATAGAAGCGGTGGAGCTGCGAGCCGGGAACAACTTACCAGTAGCAGGCGCCCGAATTGCTAGCGCCGATGGCAAAACAAGCTTCGGGCTTCAGCTCGTAGCTGCTTCATCTCACGCCAAGCAGTTTGATATCGTACTGAACACAAGGCGGGGAGACGAAGCCAAACGGAATACGCTTGGACAAGTCGGGACCGACGGCCCGATCTCATTCATTCTTAGCTTATCCGACACCGGTAAGGTATCACTCCTCGTCGGTAGCCGTAGCTTTCAAGCAGACTTCACAGCTTTTTCATCAGGAAAAGTGGCAGCATTTTGCTCGACCGGCCAGTTCAAGTTTTCCAACTTAACTTTTGCCCCGGCCGAGAGATCAGGCAGCACGTCCAATTAAAACTGCGCGCAGATAGCGAAGCTGGGTCGTTGCTCGCGCAGAACAGGCTATGATCCAATCGTTTAATTCAGGACTGCAAATCCACGGCCTCAAACCATCCTGGCAGCCGGACTGTCCGCCAGCACCGCCTCGATCGCGGCGGCGACGGTATTGATGTCCGCCATGCCGTCCACGCGCGCGACCAGCCCCTTCGCCTCGTAATAAGGCAGGATCGGCGCGGTCTTGGCGCGATATTCGGCTAGCCGGGCGCGCACCGTCTCTTCATTGTCGTCGGGACGGCGGCGGAATTCGGTCGAGTGGCAGACGTCGCAGACGCCCGCCACCTTCGGCAGTTTGAAGACGTCGTGATAGCCTTCATTGCACTTGGCGCAGGTGAAGCGGCCCGAGATGCGCTCGACCAGCGCATCCTCGTCCACCGCCAGCTCGATCACGTGCTGGAGCTTGAGCCCGCGCTCGGCGAGCAGCGCGTCGAGCGATTCGGCCTGCGCCTGGGTGCGCGGATAGCCGTCGAAGATGAAGCCCGGCGCGTGCGCCTCGAAATCGAGGCGGTTGGCGATCAGTTGGGTCACGACCTCGTCGGGGACGAGCTGGCCGGCCTTCATGATCGCGTCGGCCTTGCGCCCGATCTCGCTGCCGACCTTCACCGCCGCGCGCAGCATGTCGCCCGTGGACAATTGCACCAGCCCGTAGCGGCTCATCAACAATTGCGCCTGCGTGCCCTTTCCCGCCCCCGGCGGGCCCAGCAGGATCAGGATCTTCACCGACGCATACCCCCCTTGAGCTTCGCCTTCTTGATCAGGTCGCCATATTGGTGGGCGAGCAGATGGCTCTGGATCTGCGTGACGGTATCGATCGTCACGTT is a genomic window of Sphingomonas nostoxanthinifaciens containing:
- the fghA gene encoding S-formylglutathione hydrolase, translating into MIVETLSTARAFDGVQGVYRHGSTATGTDMTFAVYVPSHAEDTRLPVVWYLSGLTCTHANVMEKGEYRRACAELGLILVAPDTSPRGPDVPDDPAGGYDFGLGAGFYVDATQAPYAAQYRMWSYVTEELPALVAAHFPADMARQSIMGHSMGGHGALTIGLRHPDRYKAVSAFAPIVAPSQVPWGRKALTGYLGVDATCWRAHDAVTLIEDGARLPGLLVDQGDADPFFAEQLRPELLEIACRDAGIDLTLRRQPGYDHSYFFISTFLADHLHWHAARLG
- a CDS encoding heme exporter protein CcmB, with translation MSVLAQLVRRDLAMAYGGGGVVLPLVFFLLVATLFPFAVGPDAAVLAKVGGGALWTAALLAALLPVERLIAPDLASGTIDQLVVRGIGEETIAAARLIAHWLGFGPPLMVAALPGAALLGLDGSALARLELGLALGTPGLAALALGTAALTAALRGAGALAGLVMLPLAVPLLIFGAGALAPDGGSALKLLAATSLLLLAGAPFAAGAALRAARD
- a CDS encoding S-(hydroxymethyl)glutathione dehydrogenase/class III alcohol dehydrogenase, with product MKTRAAVAFEAKRPLEIVELDLDGPRAGEVLVEIMATGICHTDAYTLDGLDSEGIFPSILGHEGAGIVREVGAGVTSVAPGDHVIPLYTPECRQCKSCLSGKTNLCTAIRATQGKGLMPDGTTRFSYKGQPIFHYMGCSTFANFTVLPEIAVAKIRDDAPFKTSCYIGCGVTTGVGAVVNTAKVQVGDNVVVFGLGGIGLNVLQGARLAGANRIVGVDLNPDREAWGRQFGMTDFIDARGKDRAAIVAEVLALTDGGADYTFDCTGNTEVMRTALEACHRGWGTSIVIGVAEAGKEISTRPFQLVTGRNWRGTAFGGAKGRTDVPKIVDWYMDGKIAIDPMITHVLSLDEINKGFDLMHAGESIRSVVVY
- a CDS encoding methyl-accepting chemotaxis protein, whose protein sequence is MLTWFGKNAPIRVKFKALTGLHVVLGGIATAAIFSAGDGLVHLSPIALTTIVALASLALAGSTWLAGRLICGPYVDTVVRMEALAAGDLASPILYTENRDCVGRMTKAMAIFRRNSEEADQAERQRAMAEALGTGLGRLAQGDLVHRIDTTFPEEYESLRHDFNRAMTAMLEAVVAVSSAASSIDAGAHGIGQASDQLSLRTEQQAASLEETAAAMAEITSTVRQTADGAARAASAVDSVRAEAEQSGDVVRRAVEAMSGIERSSNEISEIIAVIDAIAFQTNLLALNAGVEAARAGDAGRGFAVVASEVRALAQRSADAAKDVKTRITASSRQVGVGVDLVAQTGQALQRMIGRIGEINALVSTIASAVEQQAGGLQQVNVAVNEMDGVTQQNAAMVEESTAAARTLTDEAAMLMNEVGRFEIGAATSAPERPVVHQLQDRAARAGRRMAPQRRAAGGAAVAIDEDWSSF
- the guaA gene encoding glutamine-hydrolyzing GMP synthase, encoding MTATPTDCILIVDFGSQVTQLIARRVREAGVYCEIAPFQSAEAAFDRLAPSGLIFSGGPASIMDDGSPRAPQRFLEAGLPIMAICYGQQTLAHQLGGIVAPSTSREFGRAFIDVVADSALFDGLWKIGDTHQVWMSHGDRVEALPDGFSIVARSEGAPFAIATDEARRFYSMMFHPEVVHTPDGGKLIANFVRHVCGLGGDWTMGAFRAAKINEIRAQVGTGKVICGLSGGVDSSVAAVLIHEAIGDQLTCVYVDHGLMRAGESEQVVSLFRNHYNIPLVHVNAEALFLGGLAGVTDPEAKRKFIGKTFIEVFEEEARKIGGADFLAQGTLYPDVIESVSFTGGPSVTIKSHHNVGGLPERMNMKLVEPLRELFKDEVRVLGRELGLTEAFVGRHPFPGPGLAIRIPGEVTKERCDILRKADAIYLEEIRNAGLYDAIWQAFAVLLPVRTVGVMGDHRTYDSVCGLRAVTSVDGMTADVYPFDGAFLARVATRIVNEVAGINRVVYDYTSKPPGTIEWE
- a CDS encoding methyl-accepting chemotaxis protein encodes the protein MPRRIRTLLSILREDVQHFVAESERIAGRTNLLALNATIEAARSGEAGRGFSIVAQEVKALANQARGSAEAFRVGVLDRLALGAGFADEMLSEIEGDRLVKLAETIAREIGRALHARASHLVMLASDPAVVAALEEPGSQSVALANARLRLLHRTSGEYLCAFIVAASGRMLTSTNPNASVAMHDFRTAPQFNRAMQSQSGDAWFTDEVWLNPWSDNHAVLVFVKAIRSRPDAPPLGVLYLEFDWELLMREVLHPPRDASDERRETVISIVDADNRVIGTSGSTPFGTPVALPPGTHSGTETRADAVVAFAAARAIGDFDVLGLRCLIEQKMASEAEIAAAILPPARRESDRPERKLA
- a CDS encoding type II toxin-antitoxin system prevent-host-death family antitoxin codes for the protein MDTVDQANAKARLNELADRAVASGPIDITRLRSLTATMQFRPQGAADLVRMMRDSERY